The nucleotide sequence ataacatttttcatttttaatttccctctgaacagtacgtgtgaaatagaaaaagttataatcaatattattaattttattaaaaacaaatttttacataaccAAAACCTTACTAAAAACATATCACAaattctataaaatttattcgtTAGTTTTACGTTTTAAAGCTCTCTTCTTAATATTTTCCAAGGTACTCATTACCATCCACCGTCCAAGATGTGGGCAGATTccataaatggtattaataaaTCCACCCATAAGAACGTGAGGGAAGTATCCATTGGTGCTTTTTTGAATACCAACGGTTTTGATGGCTTTATTAACGTAGGTTTTTGGTGAGGGAGCCATCCAGGTTGCTTTACGTATTTTTGACATGTTTGTGGCAACATATCCCGGTAAGACGCATTGTACTTGAATTCCACTTTTTGCATATTCCATCTCTAAATcttctgaaaatttttttacgaaTGCTTTAGAAGCTGCGTAAACAGTCATTAAAGGATTGGGTATTGTAGCTGATAGAGAAGatagatttataataattccTCGTTTTCGTTCAACCATCATAGGTAGAACAATTTTGGTCATATTTATTACAGATGTAATATTACAATTAATCATATCTTGAAAGAATTGGTCTTTATTTTCAACGTTCAAAAAATACTCGGGGTAAGAATAGCTGATTCCAACgttattgattaaaacaccTATATCTAAGGATGAAAGATTTTTATCGATGATGTTGTAAATTCCTTCGGTTCGCGTAAAATCAACTGCCAAAGATCGTGTTTCGACTTTATATTTTGTGGCGATTTCTTCGGAAACTGTATCCAGTTTTGATTGTGTTCTGCTGATGAGGAAAATACTCATCCCTTTCTTTGCCAAACATTCCGCGTAAGCTTTTCCAAGGCCGTCTGTAGCTCCGGTAATGACTgaggaaaaaaaaacatgattaaatggttactttaaaattgttttgctAGAGTTTTCAATAGCCTTTAAAAGCCTTTCCGTTTCCATTGTATGATAATTACCACATTATGTAAATGTCTCAAAAGTGATactaaacaaaaagttaaaaatctttgcttttaaaatatattaatgatttatattaaCGTCTTCAGATTTAGTTTTATcttgtatatataaatataataaatagataaagataaagattacttatttaaaattatttacctgcccattttccaatattttcaaatttgaccgCGTTGATTCTTAATTTAATCGCAAGATAATGTTTGTAGaatgtttttaagaaaaatcgaaCTATTTGAAAACCAACGATGGTTATACACACTAAACCAAGTATTTCCAGCGTGGTGTACATTATCGGACCCGATTACTCAGCAATGGATTACACGCAAATGATGCTTGAACACATTTTGCTGATAAAGCTAAGGTACGCTATCGAATTCAATTCAATAAGGATTGGCGCATGCGTTCTTACTACTTTCACGAGGATCTCTTCATATCAAGACCAATGTACACGAACTTTCTTACACATAAAATAAACTGAAAAATATAtactatttatctcaaattataaaaaatataataagcACTGTTAATTTTTTAGCGTTGAATTTGAATAACACAATAAACATGAAATACTtcttattgaataataaaacataaaaaatctttCGTGTACGTTGGACTTGACCTGGAGAAAGATGTGAAACGGCCCGACTTTCACATTTTCAGTTTGACCTTTTCGATAGCATGTTACGTTTTTCATAGTAAGTAGGTAAATAGGttgagttattttatttcCGCCTCCAATAATTAACGACTcaataaaatatgttcaaaaaataatcaaattaacaaaatattttcttttatagtcGATTCATTCACTGCTCGATGTTGTACCCGGATTCCGGAATACAAATATCCGATTCCGTAACAAATAGGAATGATTGCGCAATCCACAGATAACCCAACAAATCGTTTTGTCCAactaaatacaattttaaccattttaaagattggcatgaaaatccaaatgtgctaCAAAATCATACTTAggaataattttcaattcatcCAATAACTATACCTACAATGAAAGCGAACAAAGCCAAAATGATGCCAAATGCTAATGCTAAAATCGGCGCAATCAAGACAGCTAGGAATGAGTAGATAATCATCCTCGAATACTGATAAATATAGTAATTAAATCTGTACACCAAATAAGGACTTCTTATAGAGTTGGGTTCGGCAAAAACGGTCTCCATATCTAACTATACATATAAAGattaactaaattaatcaattataaaaaaattttaaaatatttaccgtcATATCCCGGTGAATACCCTCTGGATCTCTTGAATCAAACTCATCTTTTCTCATTTTCCTCGGTGGTGATACGTTATTAGTAACTGTTAGTATTGGAATATAGAGTAAACCAATTTTTATAGATACCAAATCAGGAATTGAGATGATAACGATTAAGTTACCGATTGTTTTGTTTCATCGGATGGGATAAGGACCCCTCTACCATCATCACCTATCGgtgtttttcattttattgaatacaatttatcatcatattttataaaaaatttagattaaTATTCGGACTTATAAGATCTGTTATAAAAGCAGTCTgcgaaatgttaaaataaaaatgatattgtaTCATTATATGATTTGCAATATGACATAttcaaattcaataaatatggtaaaaaggaaagttaaaaattaattaattaatcaatattaAACCGTTTTGTTTAGAAGGACGGCGTAAATACATAAAACACCTGTTGATGACTTTAAACCTTTAAAGAAACCACATCAGTCGTTTAAACGAGTTCGATGCGATAACGATGCAACAAGAAGACTCCCGAGATCCGTTTGAAATAAACACTGACGTCGACGTGGTTTTTGAAGATGTCTTTGCGGAACCAAAAACGACGAGAAGTCCAGAGTTTTCATGGAAAATCAATTATTACTGCTTTAATGGCCCGAAAAAGTTCTGTTATGGATGTATGGCGATATTTTTAGGGCCAATTTTTGCTTTGACATTTGGATTTGTTTTTGCTTTTGTTACTTTTCTTGTAAGTTAAcacaacaataaataataaaatgacaactcaatcatcaattttttagcaaatttggtttttgatgcctgtgtttaaaattattaagattatttttggGTTTATAAGAAATTCGATCAGTTTAATAGTTAACACGGCTATTATCCCTTGTTGTTAcggttttgggcatatttgtTCTGTTGGGCGTGACGATAAGgagaaaaatgataataaaactgGAAACGAGGTTTTAGTAGCGTGATTATTGTAGTTAAGTTtgtattgattaaaaaatgcaaCCAATTAAAAAGAGTTAATTTGAAgttatgtaattattttgtCGAAcgttattaatgatttaaaggAATTATGGATCAGGTGGCTTTTTTCAGAGTGCaccaattttagttttaaaattttatttggcTCGTTTCGTACAAAACAATTATTTGAAAGCTTGTAATCCAGTTATAGCTCTTCCAAGAATCAATGCATGGATGTCGTGGGTTCCCTCATAAGTATTCACCGTTTCTAAATTTACCAAATGTCTAATAACGTGGTATTCGTCGTGTATTCCGTttccccctaaaatatctCTTGCTGCTCTAGCAATATCCAAAGCTTTCCCAGCGTTGTtacgttttaaaattgaaatcattTCTGGAGTGTGTCTATCTTCGTCTTTTAATCGGCCAACTCTTAAACACGCGTGTAATCCCAACGCGATTTCAGTCATCATATCAGCTAATTTCTTCTGGACTAATTGAGTGGCTGCTAATGGTTTCTGAAATTGCATTCGCTCCAAAGCGTAATTCCTGGCTATTTTGAAACAGCTTTCGGCGGCTCCTAAAGCTCCCCATGCAATCCCATATCTAGCGTTGTTTAAACATCCAAATGGACCTTTAAGTCCTTGTACTTTGGGGAAAACGTTTCCCTCCGGAATTCGAACATTGTCCATAAGGATCATCCCAGTTGTGGATGCtctcaaagaaaattttccttcTATTTTTGGCGTTTCTAAACCTTTCCCGTTTTCTTTTCTATCAATGAGGAAACCTCGAATTTTTCCATCACAATTAGCCCAAACTACACAAACATCAGCCAATGGGGAATTAGTTATCCACGTTTTACTCCCATTTAACACATATGTTTTTGAAGTCGGGTCATATTTAGCTTTTGTTTCCATAGATCCAGGATCGCTTCCGTGATTTGGTTCAGTTAAACCAAAACAACCAATTATTTCTCCTTTACCCAAACGGGGGAGGTATTTCTCTTTCTGTTCATCACTTCCGTAGTTATAAATGGCCCCCATTACTAGAGACGATTGAACGCTCACTGCCGATCTATAAGCACTATCCACTTTCTCAACTTCCCTAGTTATTAGACCATACGCTACGTTTGATACACCAGCACAACCATATCCTTTTAATGTACATCCTAAGATGCCTTGTTGGCCCATTTCAGTCATAATATCTCGAtcaaacactaaaaaaaaaattaaagtatgcagggtggttcagtttttaataagattataGCTTTCGCATAAAAAgtgctattattaaaaaaaatttttttctttatagctGGCTATGGAAATTGTGAACTTACTAGTATGTAGTACTgacaaaataacataaattaattgtgattttcataacaaaaaccataaataacgtgttttaaacaataatatctaaacaatattaaaaaatttatacttaacggtcaaaaattattaataatcatcagCAATTATGAGGAtgtaacataaataaaacttagagctaacttttataataattttagataaacATGGCGGCACAAAgcaagatattttatttttttaggcgAAAACTATTGACtttaaagagacaaaaaaggaGCATTAAAACtcatatgttaatattccatggtgttaaaaaaaaattaaaggggttgttaatttcatccccttagagggcgctaagACGCTCAAGGtatgcttgaaaataaggtctgCTTAAACCAAGCAGTTTACTTATAGctgaaataacaaataaaatgtaaatttttgaaccatcctgtatattacCTTCATTTCTGTTAGCCAGTAAAATCCTAGGTTGTAACTTCTCATCACAATAAGATTTGAAAGAATCCCTGATGATTTTCTCATCTTGTGTTAATTGAGATTCAAGATCAAACGGATCCTCCCAATTAAATGTAGctaaaaaacacaaattttaactaaatcttATAATATATGTGGTAACCTTGAAATAAATACCTCCTTTATTTGAAGTTGCCAAACATCCTATTTACATCAGTTAAGgtaaaataatgtaaataataaaaacgacACTTAAAAAGGATACTATTTTGTACATTGTTAAATTGAGTTAACCTCCTAGTAACTGTCCTTAGAGCCATGGCGCTAAAAAAACTCTAAAACAAATGTTCGCAGTCGACCGGGCTCACATAAAAAAGGCCTTGATCTTTGTCTCCTCAAAGATAATGAGAATATGGAAGTTttcgttatttattaaaagacgtcGTCATCTCGAGatattaagtaataaattgcGAAACATGAATAAATCTGGAAAACAAACCATTTTGGACATTTAATAATGTCAAAACAATATGTTAAGTTAACCTTAAAAGTTTAAAGTGAGGTTACTATAATAAGGATAACATcttatcaaaattgttttgattctCGCCAATAGATTGCGCTAGGTGGCGGtggaaattttgaatataataagCATCTAATTTGTGCAAGGtaatacaataattttcacaaaaacactttaatcaattaatattaatattacgtATACGGCTCAAGAACTATAACAGGCGAGTTAAGGTCAATACACCTCTTTCTTTTCTCCAAGATACCATTACATTTCGCCTGGTGATTCATTGGGTTGATGGTGTAACAGTTACGAAAACTATCTGTTTTGTAACGGACATAAAGAGACGTTGCCAAGGACGCACCCGTTTTCCGGATAGAAGACGCCCGACATCGAAAAGTGCATTACACGGGGAAGGTGCCGAAGAAGCCTTGTGAAACCAATAGATGTTGTAGCAACCGCTGTATGGAACATGGAAGCTTGATAATTAAATGACGTGGCGCAATGACTTCCCATTCGAACGAAAAGATCATTACGAAAGATCATCATCTCAACGATGAGCAAGTTCCCGATCTCGGAACCCTAATTAGTACCTCTCCTCTAATTCGAGAATCTCAGCTCCCGTTTCAAGTTTTGCATTTTGATCTCAGCTCGCTCTCGAAGTTATTGAGCAAACGTCGCGCTCAATAGGTTGAAAACCGCGAAGGTCAGAGCGTTTCCTAA is from Onthophagus taurus isolate NC chromosome 8, IU_Otau_3.0, whole genome shotgun sequence and encodes:
- the LOC111425323 gene encoding glutaryl-CoA dehydrogenase, mitochondrial, which translates into the protein MALRTVTRRLTQFNNVQNRCLATSNKGATFNWEDPFDLESQLTQDEKIIRDSFKSYCDEKLQPRILLANRNEVFDRDIMTEMGQQGILGCTLKGYGCAGVSNVAYGLITREVEKVDSAYRSAVSVQSSLVMGAIYNYGSDEQKEKYLPRLGKGEIIGCFGLTEPNHGSDPGSMETKAKYDPTSKTYVLNGSKTWITNSPLADVCVVWANCDGKIRGFLIDRKENGKGLETPKIEGKFSLRASTTGMILMDNVRIPEGNVFPKVQGLKGPFGCLNNARYGIAWGALGAAESCFKIARNYALERMQFQKPLAATQLVQKKLADMMTEIALGLHACLRVGRLKDEDRHTPEMISILKRNNAGKALDIARAARDILGGNGIHDEYHVIRHLVNLETVNTYEGTHDIHALILGRAITGLQAFK
- the LOC111425324 gene encoding very-long-chain 3-oxoacyl-CoA reductase, producing the protein MYTTLEILGLVCITIVGFQIVRFFLKTFYKHYLAIKLRINAVKFENIGKWAVITGATDGLGKAYAECLAKKGMSIFLISRTQSKLDTVSEEIATKYKVETRSLAVDFTRTEGIYNIIDKNLSSLDIGVLINNVGISYSYPEYFLNVENKDQFFQDMINCNITSVINMTKIVLPMMVERKRGIIINLSSLSATIPNPLMTVYAASKAFVKKFSEDLEMEYAKSGIQVQCVLPGYVATNMSKIRKATWMAPSPKTYVNKAIKTVGIQKSTNGYFPHVLMGGFINTIYGICPHLGRWMVMSTLENIKKRALKRKTNE